The segment tcctgccttaaCATGGATCTCAAGaggaaatataatttaaaattacacagCCTCCAGGATGAAAGCAGTCTTGAAGGAGCAGGTTTGCTTTGCTCAACTGAGGGCTATTATTTTCTGAGCAGTTATATGTATTTCAAAGGCATATGTCACCAAATAAAACCACCCTTCGTGGTTAATGGCAGGTATTCCTAACTACAGATCTGATCCTGAAAATACCTGATGGTGGACTTCATGTTTTTTCTACATATTGCCACCAAAACAATGACAACAAATAGGATTTAACTTGAAATCCTATCACTTTCCTGGTGAAGCCCACAGTTGAAGAcattcaaacattttaaaagtgtcTCTGCACTGCTTTGGGGATTGTGCATTTGCATGAGGAAACCAgtgaattttaaagattttttattCCCCTTCCCTCTAAGGATACAGCTTTCTGCAACCAGAATCCATGGAAGCTGTGGCCAGAAGACAAGAACTtgttcaaaagcaaaatattgcCAGGTAATCAATAGCAAGCTTTGTTCTGAGGTGAATGTCAGGATTAAAGCAGCAAAGTGATTGAAATTGTTTTTCAAGTCACCCAAAGAAGCAGAGGGCCCTTATCAATTAAGGCCTGAAGCTACTGACTTTCTGCTTgccttattttgtttttattcttaaaatgatgtaacaaaaataaataaacccctTAGCTTGGttaaaggaaaagagcaagCTACAGCCACAGCCCTTGAACTGCAGATCCAAACACCCTGAAGTTACAAAAGTTCAGAAACAAATTATAACTTTGCAGCTGTGTGATATCACACACAACACTTCAGGCCTGTAGCTGGGCCCTTGGGACAAGCAGCTGTGTCTCCACCCTAGCAGGGTGGGCAGCTTTCCTAGTTTGACAAAGGAGTTGGAATAGCAGAGTGACTGTAGGAAGTCCAGTTATTTGTACCAGTTTCAGTGTGGTCAGTAGCTAATTAAGAGTCCAGCAGTGCCCTCCCTCATGGCCACACTGTTTCCACAGAGGAACTCTAACCTCAGACACTCCTGCACTGGCTGCGCTACTCAGTGGGAGTGCCCCTCACACAGTGAGAGTAAGAGGAAAGAACAGCCAAGTTCTGTGCATTCATTGGAAAATAATTAtgacaaaaatgttttgaaCTTTTAAGTCAGCAAAGCTTGATTACTGAACTCCTCCAAGCACAAGATTTGCATCAGTAATGCATTTCCTATAGCTCTTGCCACATGGCAAAAACCCTGAGAAAAACAAGTGAAATAACAAGCAGCAAACATGGCCATCTCATACACCCACAGCCACATCAAAGCTGGTCCTGCCTGTTCAGGCTCTTCCCTCAGCCCACCAAAAAGCTAAACTCCAACATGAAAGAGCTCACCTACACCATAAAAACCTTTTACCCTAGTTTTTTGCCACCCTGACAATTTGCACTATGTTCAGACAGCTCTCTGCAACACAGGTTCCCTTTAGGGCTGCGCTTGCTCCAAACCAGGTGATGACAATCTCCTGCACTtggtgcagctgtgctgctgagcacctGGGTTGAAATCCTTATTCTCGAAGGGACCCTGCCTCATCCCAAAACTCTGTTTGCTGGTCCTGACTGGAGCACACTAtctcagctggaggaggaggcaggaatgtaatgttttctgctgtttgttgTCACCTCAAGAGCTAGGTGGGAGTAATGACAATCAGGAAAAATGTACAAGGACACAGTACACAGACAAAATACTTCCTTTGTatctctgaaagcagaaaatcaggAAGTTGGAGGTTgtttaaaagattaaaagaaggcagagaaaaatccCTGAACGGTGTGATCAAATAATTTCTCCTCATACCAAAAATCTGTATAGATAGCTTTTGCCCAAACTGTTTTCCTGACAATTTTACACTCTCCTGAAGATCAGACTCTCTGTGACCTATTATACTCATTGCAGTGCTAAGAAAGCTGTCTTGATGCAGTTTAAAGTACTTTACTTCACAGGCTCTTTTCCAAAGATGCAGAAATCCCACTGAAAGCTCCTCAAAGGAGCTTTACCTTTCTGTTTGATCActggcctggctccagagaAAGGTGATACCAGCAAAGGTTGCTACAGCAGAGACAAATACTACTATTACAAATACAATACAAATACTTGTATTCTCTGTATGCCACTGGCAAGCCCTCCCATCCATTATGACAGGAGCAGGAAGCTGGCACAGACTCTGGAGCGTTCATCCAGAAGGAAGGAGATCAGTTAAACACACTCTCAGGCACCATGCTCAGGTGCCAGGCACTGTGGAGGGTTACTCAAGAGACTTAGCATTAGCTTACTCTGAATAGATGCATGTTCCATAGATAATGTCATTCTTGTTCTTTATAATTTACAATATCACTGGAATTCTCCAGTTTTTGGTACAAACTTCTGAGtgataaaataaatcaattattttctttagtcTTCAACCCCTCGACTCTGGAGACTATTTTCCAAATGTGAATATAATCCTCATATCTGGATTGCCAATATGCAAATAACACTTTTTTGTCTGAAGTATTTTCCAGAACCATGACATGGAAGAcgtgttttccctttcttttagCTTACTATGTGTAATGACAGCACATTAAATACAGCCAGGTTTGCCATTCCATCTGCAATTTGTACCCTCTCACACACAGCAATGTAAGGAAGACACAAAACAAGCAGTACTCTTGCCTATTCATTTATCTGAGTTTTATTctgctgtgaaaaagaaaaaggtgatgAAGGAACCGAGCTGCCCTAACTGCTCATGCTCTGTGTGTCTCTTAGAATGGAAATGGAGATGAGTGCTATTTttcagcaaaaggaaatggagaaagcCCATCGGAAAGGACTCCTGGGCCTGGAAGCCCCTTTCCTTTACCACGGGATGCCAGCAAGTCCCATTGCTTTCCGTGGCAGGCACAGACTCCCTGAAGGGCACCTTGCCAATGACCTGTATGTCCATCGGACCACCCTGGATGAGATCCATGGCAACACCATGCTCATGGCAAGCAGCCCGTACCCGCCGGTCACCACCCTGCAAAGGGAGAGGGGGCGCCGCCCAGGGAGAAGAGCTGGAAATCACAAAACTGCCGAGGGCAGTGCCAACGGCACAAAGAACCAGGCAGATGACAAATCCACAGACTCTGCCTCAGCTGCAGTGgatgaggagaaagaagaaaagaaggaaatagagGTGGAGACGCCAAACAAACACGAGCAGAGCAAAAACCAGACTGAGCCAGCAGTAGTTGCCAAGAACTGCAAAGAGTTTGAACAAGGTTTGAGAAAAAACTGTGCTACTCATGAGATTCCGACTGAAACCACCAGCTGCAGCAACACAAATGAGAAGGAAGTCAATAGCTcttgtgctgcttttgatgACAAGTACCTGTACCCTTCTGCAATCCCATTCTCAGCATTACCATATGGATTTCCAGTGCCCAACAACCCATTGCTACCTTCAGGTTTGTCAGATCTCCAGATTAGAGTGGCAGGTTGATATAATCTGGTTTTATTGATTTGGTCTCTCAATTGCTCCTTCTGTTTTAAGTGAATTTTTGGTATGGTAGAGTCATTGCAACTAAAAGTAGAATTCTAATGCTGCAAACAGTAATATCTGTATTCAgttcatgttttaaaaaggaatttcaatttaaaaaatacaaaattgctGAATGAAGTTGCAAGTTAGCCTGTCTCTTCAGCCCACAACTTTTCTTTATGTCCTAACTCACAGTAGGCACCATGGACTAGCAAAGGCTTGAATCTGTTCTACTGAAATATTAGTCAAATTAAAGTAACAGTAAAGtctaaaggagaaaaagcacTGGACAATGCACTCATTAGAGGAAGTCTTGCAGCATGAGTTGTATGTGTAGTGACTGGTAGGTACAGTACTTACCAGTAAACAAAAGaagccaccaaaaaaacccttcagaacCAGGTTCTGCTCATTACCTGGTGATTTTGTGTCTAGGACTCTTGTATCTGCAAGTGACTAGACCCTGGTGTTAACACATTAGGTTGTAAAAGGTGTAAAAATTCTCATGATAACAATAATTTCCTCCTGATTTTCCAGCAAAATTACCAAAATAACTTCTGTGTTTCCTCCTCAAAGGAGCCCATGGCCTGATCCTGAATGGAGAAGACATTTCTTCTGTCGAAGACATTCGCAAGTGGACAGTTGATGATGTGCACAACTTCATTGCCagcctcccaggctgctcagattATGCCCAGGTGATTAAAAACATTCACCAAATTTTCAGGTCTTTAGGACCATCTAGATTTAAATGTCAGCAAGCAAATGTAAATGTGGGAGGGTAGCTGATTGTCCCAAAATTACAAGTATAGTAGTAGTTTTCTTTGTGCAGTTAGAAGATAAATACAAAgataaaacagtaaaattattatttcttctttttattgtttatgCCTCAGGGTTGAGCATGAAAAACAACCAAAGTCTATTTTAGCACACTATGATGTGTTTTATCATTTCACCAGATATTTAAAGACCATGCTATTGATGGAGAAACCCTTCCACTGCTAACAGAGGAACATCTCCTGGATACAATGGGATTAAAACTTGGACCAGCATTAAAAATCCGCTCTCAGGTATGATCATTAAATGTACGCCAAGATGGTGAGTCACAGAGGCATGGAAGTGCCAGAAGATGACAGGAGGGAATTTTTCCAAActaaagcacttttttttcacTGGTAAGGTAATTGCCACAATActgggagaaaataaattactccAGCATAGTTTTCTTTTACTTCCCTGCATGTTACCATGGCACACAGAGAGAGAGTAAGGAATATGACATTTTTCAGTAACAGACTCTCCCTCTCTGTTTGCAGTTTTCTACCCTTAATTTCATCCACTAATATAAACTCTCTCTGTGTTTCTATTGCTGccaattcttttccttttctttaaccCCTTGTACTCTCTCACTCTTCTCTCATTTCAACCACCTGCCCCACTCCTGGCTGGCAGTTTGcctcccctctgtccctgggtgctgcagcacctTGGGAGCAGGAGGATCCTGCTGTCAGGCCCAACAGCCCTAAGTTGGGTATTGACAAGCTCCTTCCACAGCCTGGGTCTAGAAAAATATAAGAgagtgaaaatggaaaagatttttttcacaagaATTTGATAAACCTTTGGGATGCCTGGGAtgtccctggtgctgctgcaccagcagGAGGATCCTGCTGTCAGGCTTGATGTTTAATGGCTTTAACAGCAAGAAGTAATTGCTGCAATTGTGCCTTTGTCTTTAAAGGTGTCCCGACGTCTGGGCAATGTGTTCTACATGATGAATGTCCCTCTATCCGTgcccctgcctcctgctgcagggaaaccCTCAGAGCAGCCCTCTGACATGGCCTCCCCTCTGCATTGCAACAGCAACGGTGACACCCTGGacagtccctgctcccaggaccCAGAAACCTCCCAAGCAGTGGAACAGATGGTTtcagaaagcagggaaaatcCATGTGACACAGCTGGATCCCAGGCTGACTTCCAGATGATTGCTTTCCAGAAAAGTTGAGCAAAGTCCAGGACATAACATGTTTTTAATAATCCAGGAACCTCTAGTTACAAAGTGTTTGAGAAGAAGCTACAGCCTGAAACCTCAGTAAGGCTGGGgctgaaggaaataaattgcCAATGAAGCATGAGGAAGTATCTGAAAGGCATTCAGAAATGCAGCTACAGGTTACTGCAATTACTTTCAAGTGCAATTCATTGAAAAGAATACCAGTAGAGTTAACAGGtaaattgaatttttcattGAAGTCCAAGGTTATCACTGAAAGCTGTCAGAGACTCAGAGTGCACTGTATGTCGTACAGTGTGTTCCAGTGGGCAGCTGAGAAACTATATGGAAAGGTCACAGCTTCCAAACATAGCTGACTTCTGCTTCTGTGGAACAAAATTTATACAGAACATTCATGTGGAATTCATTGGGACAGTATGGAACTGCCTACAGAATATAGACAAATATACCCTAGACTCAGCAGTTTGAGTTAATCCATTGCTGCTCCAGAACTAAGCCTTTTTAAGTGCCTGGCAAGGGTATAGAGTTTATAAAGACACACAGATTGAACATGAAAATACCATGTGTGACAGCAATTTTAATTATCCCAAAGCACTCTTATCAccagagctggaatttgctTTTCGTGACTGCAAGCTGAGATGAGTCACAAGCCTCTGCCACTAAGGCCAGTCACTGGGACAGTGAcactccctgcaggcagcaggctcAAAGCCACCTGGTTCCTGCCAGCCTCTGCCAGAGCACTCTTCCCATCGGATCATCTGGGCAAGCCATGGAAAGCCCTTCCTTCAGCAGCACATTCAGTGTTCTTCACTTTGGAAAAGGCCATCAGTTTAGCCTGAGAGCTCCCTGTTCTCTGGAAGAATATGGTTTCTCCTCACTTCTGCTACTGATGAGTCATTATCTCACAGCAAACAAGGACATGATATAGAGCTTTTAGCTAAGGACAAATCCCCAGCATTTATTGTGATTCCTGTGTGACTTATCCTTGCTCCCTTTTTAGTGCTTTGGTCCTACACTGGTTTTCCATGCAGACTTTGGAAGTTGGTATACTTCCACTCTCCTCTCTCAAGAACCCTTCTTTACTCTAGAGGACACACAAATGTCTTTGACAAAATCTAGTTCTGAAATTGAGAGTTGATCGTGGACCTGCTGTATGTTGCTACTTTAGATTCTCTCCCCTTTGTTTAGTTTGTGTGGCCTCAAGTACTGAAACCCCAAGAGGTATGAAGCTGTTTAGATGATGAGTGGCTAAACACAAGGAGGGGAAGTATTTccatattctatttttttactttagcCAGAGAGaaattggtttattttttttgttatatttgtGCACTAGATAATGTGTGATTAGATTTTTGCAACTTTCAATTAGATGTCCATCTTACCATGCTGTCCAAACTTTGCAGCCTTTGGAGAAATGGCAAATATCTATATTCTTTTTAGCATAAATTAGAAAACAATTTCTAATTTATCTTTTGTACAATTGACAATCATGTTGACAATGTCACTTATCTGATTAAACAGAGTTAATGACTTGGTTTCCTAATGGCATCCTACTTTCTCTCTGTGTGAAATATTCGACTCAATCCACATGAAACCTTCTCCACCCTGGAAGAGGAATCTCTGACACTGTTCAGGGGAATCAGACCAGGAGATGTCACTGCAAAGCTACTTGGTCACCTGCTGTCCCTCCGAAGGGAAACGCAGCACACCCGAAGTACCAGGGACAGGTTAATGGCACAGATACAAAGAAACTTTACTTGTTTTTCTAAAGTAACAGCAGAAAATCTTGACTTCAAGTCCCATATGCCAGGGAGGAAGGATTGAAATGTGGTTCTGAAGAGCGTGGTTATTTTTGTAAAGGGGTCAGACAATGCCAAAAGCTGAGCAAGTTGGGATGCAAAGTTTGCAGTCTTGCATTACTTctgcaattaaaacaaaacaaaacaaaaaacaaaacaaaaaaaattttaaaaaaccccaaacatagGATCCTATGCACATACTGCCCAAAATTACAAAAGGAATACTTCATAGCTTCCTGTACTGGGGGagatgtgctgcagcagccaaaatGCAATAAGTTCTGAATGGTAAACAGCTGTGAAGTGAAATAGGAAGAAAAGGGATTTACCTAAACAGACATACTAGATTCTATTTCTAATGGAGGATTTACCACTGGTAATGAATATTTCCTCCCCTACAAACActtcagaggaaatgaaaataaaaggtataaataatttaaaagtacATAGAATCAGTAGAGAGACCAGTATTTCCAGAGGTTGATGTGTTTTCAGGAATTGTGTTTATATGTAAAGATTGAGGCCTTACTGATTCTCATGTTCTTTTTGGACATTTATTGTTTATTCCAGCTGCAAGGGGGTTCAGGTATCATCCACAAGTACCTAAGAAAGGTGGCAGAACTCTGCTTACTAATAACTTTCTAGTGCCTGTGCCACCactgcattgatttttttctgcaatacAACTAAAATCACAATGGGATGCAGATGATGTGTTTTAATACATATTGCATCactagaaatatttcatttaacatCTATTGCTATATTAGTCCTTACCAGTGATGAAGTTAACAAAGAAGAGAATGTTTTTATGAGGTGTTGTAGAAGTTCCTGATTTTGTCTGTATCTACAGTAAATGAGTGGGGTCCTAGGGACAGAgacttcaatttttaattttttttaatagcgccaacattaaagaaaatattaataaaaagaTATAACAAATGGCAAAATGGTTCTGTATCATAAATACCAGATTTAGGAAAGtcctgaagaggaagaaatggcTTGTCTTTCCTACAACAACCTGGGTTTCTGGCCTCATGTAGGTtgcagatgatgatgatgatgtggAATACGAACTCACATGGACCTAAATAGATAATTCTCTGATCAATTTCCCAGGTGAAGAATCTCTAAAAAATTCTATAATATTACAAAAGTCATGCAGAATTCTCACCAGGTCCAAGTCAGGCAGTCACTTTAATCCAGCACACAAACAAAAGAACAGGCACATAGGTTCACAAAGTGATGGTATTTCAAACTGACCCATACCCATGCGAGCAGCTAATTTATAAAACTTTATATTCCAAGACTTTATACAATTGTGATTCTGCCACAGAACAGTTTTCAGAATGTTAAATTATCCTTTGagtgtgaaacagaaaaaataaccCACTCTGGTTCTTAAAATCAACTCTAGTTTTTAAACTCTCTAgaaatttcttgtattttcaaCTTTCCAATTACTCTCTTACAACGTTGATTGGTTGTGCAGTGTTTTGAGTCACCTTCAACATCAGAAATTTTACAAGAAATCATCCAAAACTAGACACAGCTCTTGTTTTGTACCTTGCCATGGTAATCTTCTACCTAAGCCCTTTATTATTCACTGGAAAATAACAAGTCTACTTTATGAGGCTGAGTGttcatagaattacagaatggtttgagttgaaagggaccttaaagatcatccagttccaaacccCTGTGTTCATCAGGGTTCAGCTGCCTCTGATGGTTGGTTTTGATTAGCTCTTCATGCTATAATAAATAGCTGTAGCTTTATTGCTATGGCAATTTCAGTACAATAATATATGCTATATTGAGAGAAAAGCTCACCTCTCCTTTCTCATTTGTTTAGGCTTTGGGGGGTTATTGCAGTTGCCAGGCTCCCTTCTTTCTTTGGGAAGGCTTTGTTCCTCCTATCACCTGTACTGAGGCCACAAGAACTACTCTGTTGAATTGGCCCTTATGTTGTCCTTTCCTTTGTCCATTCCCAAGTTTACCCAagtctgtttttttccagacagaCATTAGTTCTGCTACTATCCCCAGACTCTTCTGGAACCACTAATTTCCCTGTGGGTAAGGATGCAAATGTTTAATTCAGCCCAGAGTAAAGAAGAACCTCTTGTCTATGTTGTATGGAGAATCATGCAGTATTTTTCCCAATAGCACATCAAAGGCAAGAATAGACATTTTGATTTATCAAAATTTAAAACCACATATagcatctgtgtgtgtgaattACTGACATACAGATCAACCAAccaaaaaggcaaaacagaaaaagcaccACTGTCCATGGCAAAAAAGAAAGTACCAAACCAACCTGGTTCTTTGCTGCAGCCTTGGCTCATCAGCCAATCTTTGCTGATTATCTTTCTGTTCCAAGGTTCAGACAGCTTTGCTGGAGGAGCACTGGGCAGCTGGGATTTGTGGGTCTCCAGCAGTCCCTGAACACTCTGAAGTGGAAGATAGTGTGTAAATCACTCCCTGGCTTCTAGTTCAACCTGTTAAATGGAGGGATGTAAACTCAAGACTTGCATCcttacataaaaaaatattttaaactcaAACATTTGTAGTCATAACAACAAATTTATGATTTTATAAAACAATAACAGGTAGGTTTTTTTAAGGCTATACCTTAAATATTGTAATTCTTatcctctcctcctgccactGGCAAAAACAGAGATATAAGCAAAACCTCAGCTGGTTCTTCCAGAAGATGTAttgatgtatttttcatttatgtgtCCATGTGCATCCTCACTGACTCCAGCATGGTCTTTAGAAAGAGCTGATGTGCCAGCCCATATCAGGAAAGACATATCCAGTTACTCACCAGTTACTGTTTAGAAGAAATTATATTCTTACAGTGAACAAAGCTGATATTAGAAATAGGTGCAAATTACAGAAGAACCAGAGAAATCAGTTTTTAGTTCAATTAAAATTTCTGTCAGATATATGTACCTAATAATTCTGGGTTgtttagaaaggaaaatgaacttGCAAGAGCAGAAGTATTTAGGAACTTTCTTAGTGAAGGATAATTATGGAGATTTGTCTAATAAAACCTTTGTTGTTCTGCTAAATTAAAACTAAGTGGCTAACTAAATATTTATAAGTTTTTGAGATGGAAGTGACTCAGGATATGTCTACATTGGAATATGTTTCTGAGTTATGACTCATGTATTTGTGGGTGGATTTTATCTGAACCTTTCTTGACAGTATATGATGCTGTGCAGCACAAGGCCCATATTCTTTATATCCTGAGCCCATTCAGTATTGAAGCTGACTGGATGAAAGAGGGAGGTGCACTTTGAGGAAATGGCTCCTAACATTGCTGGggaatttccttccttccttccttccttccttccttccttccttccttccttccttccttccttccttccttccttccttccttccttccttccttccttccttccttccttccttccttccttccttccttccttccttccttccttccttccttccttccttccttcctttccttccttccttccttccttccttccttccttcctcccttccttcctccctccctccctccctccctccctccctccctccctccctcccttccctcccttccctcccttccctttccttccaaTGTGCATTCTCCACTCCCTCCCCCAAATCGTTAAGGGTTATCTGTGTGTCCAGAGGAGAAGCTCCTTGCAAGTTTGTTTGTTCAGAACTGACACTTGCTTTGACTTTGAATGTCTCTCCAGTCTGTTTTGCAGAAGGCCCTGTAATTAGTGACATGCTTACCAGGAATTCCATTGCCAGCTCACGGCCTTGTCTTTCTGGTGCAGCTGTAGCTGTGATTACCCCACATAATTTTCTAGATCCAGGATGATTGAACCAAAGCAATCAAACATAGCACAAAGGCCAAAAAATTGACAGAAGTGAATATAAGGGTATAAGAAAATATGTACCACAAAGATTAAAACACCACCTAACTCAGTGTCCTGCCCCAGGGGCCAAGAGAAGATACCTAAATGAGAGCAGAGGAACAAAGCAATAATGAATTCAGAATAATTCCTGTGTTTCCAGGGTTCTGTCTCTCAGACAAACAGAGGTG is part of the Serinus canaria isolate serCan28SL12 chromosome 9, serCan2020, whole genome shotgun sequence genome and harbors:
- the SAMD7 gene encoding sterile alpha motif domain-containing protein 7 — translated: MTPREHMRKMSILGEQGSLEEKHLYRLAGSMAAGELRQRQEMLMRNQLMAVNPQLMGPGQPRMQGIPAQFEPRLVERDLLPSTEMMASADPRQIHIASHLGPTVPQHPNMPNLLSNRVYPGPGYSFLQPESMEAVARRQELVQKQNIARMEMEMSAIFQQKEMEKAHRKGLLGLEAPFLYHGMPASPIAFRGRHRLPEGHLANDLYVHRTTLDEIHGNTMLMASSPYPPVTTLQRERGRRPGRRAGNHKTAEGSANGTKNQADDKSTDSASAAVDEEKEEKKEIEVETPNKHEQSKNQTEPAVVAKNCKEFEQGLRKNCATHEIPTETTSCSNTNEKEVNSSCAAFDDKYLYPSAIPFSALPYGFPVPNNPLLPSGAHGLILNGEDISSVEDIRKWTVDDVHNFIASLPGCSDYAQIFKDHAIDGETLPLLTEEHLLDTMGLKLGPALKIRSQVSRRLGNVFYMMNVPLSVPLPPAAGKPSEQPSDMASPLHCNSNGDTLDSPCSQDPETSQAVEQMVSESRENPCDTAGSQADFQMIAFQKS